One genomic window of Mailhella massiliensis includes the following:
- the prfB gene encoding peptide chain release factor 2 (programmed frameshift) — protein MLQLAELRSRCHALAEQFNSLWGRLDLPTREARLQEIEQIISRPDAWADQEKMTPILREKSRVEAEVARFRELRSSYEEMEEWLGFVSEGEEEALETLNEQADILEKLLTETEMTVLLSGEADHMDALLDIHPGAGGTEAQDWAEMLERMYLRWAESHQIKAEIVDFLPGEEAGIKAVTIRMQGENAYGLLKGEKGIHRLIRISPYDASGRRHTSFASVDLIPDAGEISNIEIRECDLRIDVYRASGAGGQHVNKTESAVRITHIPTGIVAQCQNERSQQSNRESAMRVLKARLYAYEQSKRDAARQADYAGKDAIAFGSQIRTYTLQPYRLVKDHRTGCECGDVDAVLNGRIDTFLRDYLLYQHEHSRQ, from the exons ATGCTTCAGTTGGCCGAACTGCGTTCCCGCTGTCATGCCCTTGCCGAACAGTTCAATTCCCTCTGGGGGCGTCTT GACCTGCCCACGCGGGAGGCGCGCCTTCAGGAAATAGAACAGATCATTTCCCGGCCCGATGCCTGGGCCGATCAGGAAAAAATGACCCCCATACTCAGGGAAAAGAGCCGTGTGGAAGCGGAAGTCGCCCGTTTCCGTGAACTTCGCTCCAGCTATGAGGAAATGGAGGAGTGGCTCGGCTTTGTTTCCGAGGGCGAGGAAGAAGCCCTGGAAACCTTGAACGAACAGGCCGACATTCTGGAAAAGCTGCTGACGGAAACGGAAATGACCGTGCTGCTCAGCGGCGAGGCCGATCACATGGACGCTCTTTTGGATATTCATCCCGGAGCGGGCGGTACCGAGGCTCAGGACTGGGCGGAAATGCTGGAACGCATGTATCTGCGCTGGGCCGAAAGCCATCAGATCAAGGCCGAAATCGTGGATTTTCTGCCCGGGGAAGAAGCGGGCATCAAGGCGGTTACCATACGGATGCAGGGCGAGAACGCCTACGGCCTGCTCAAGGGAGAGAAGGGCATTCACCGGCTCATCCGCATTTCCCCCTACGATGCTTCCGGCAGGCGGCATACGTCCTTTGCTTCCGTGGACCTCATTCCCGATGCCGGGGAGATTTCCAACATCGAAATCAGGGAATGCGATCTGCGCATCGACGTGTACCGTGCTTCCGGCGCGGGCGGCCAGCATGTGAACAAAACGGAATCGGCCGTGCGCATCACGCATATTCCCACGGGCATCGTGGCGCAGTGCCAGAACGAGCGTTCCCAGCAGAGCAACCGCGAAAGCGCCATGCGCGTGCTCAAGGCGCGACTCTACGCCTATGAACAGAGCAAGCGCGACGCCGCGCGTCAGGCCGACTATGCAGGCAAGGACGCCATAGCCTTCGGCAGCCAGATACGCACCTATACCCTTCAGCCCTACAGGCTGGTGAAGGATCACCGTACGGGCTGCGAATGCGGCGATGTGGATGCCGTGCTGAACGGACGCATCGATACATTCCTGCGCGATTACCTTCTCTACCAGCACGAACACAGCCGTCAATAG
- a CDS encoding HU family DNA-binding protein, whose product MNKSELIKNLAEQSNVSLDEATLVVNTFVDCMKEALLAGDRVEIRGFGSFKVKEYGSYAGRNPRTGDRVEVSPKRLPFFRAGKELKEYLNND is encoded by the coding sequence ATGAATAAAAGCGAACTGATCAAGAATCTCGCCGAACAGTCCAATGTGTCGCTGGATGAAGCTACCCTTGTGGTCAATACCTTTGTTGACTGCATGAAGGAGGCTCTCCTGGCCGGCGATCGCGTGGAGATCCGCGGTTTCGGCAGCTTCAAGGTTAAAGAATACGGTTCCTATGCTGGGCGCAACCCCCGTACGGGCGACCGTGTGGAAGTGAGCCCCAAGCGTCTTCCCTTCTTCCGTGCCGGTAAGGAACTCAAGGAATACCTCAATAACGACTAG
- the xth gene encoding exodeoxyribonuclease III: MSLMRFVSWNVNGFRAVSKKPDWEWFSRTKADVVSLQETKASPEQIPASQREPEGWSSWWSASTVKKGYSGVAVFSRREPMRVEHELPDPDYHGEGRVLHLEFPELHFFNIYFPNGGEELEKGVFRRVPYKMGFFNAFLDYAEELREDKPIVVCGDFNISHREIDLARPKENVFNTGFLPEERAWMDRFVEAGYVDTFRHVHGDEEGAYSWWSYKTRARERNIGWRLDYFFVSSELRNHIRDAWIENDVYGSDHCPVGLALEL, encoded by the coding sequence ATGTCACTCATGCGTTTTGTGTCGTGGAACGTCAACGGGTTCCGCGCCGTCAGCAAAAAGCCCGACTGGGAATGGTTTTCCCGCACGAAGGCCGATGTGGTCTCCCTGCAGGAAACCAAGGCCTCCCCGGAACAGATTCCCGCATCTCAGCGCGAGCCGGAGGGCTGGAGCTCGTGGTGGTCGGCCTCCACGGTGAAGAAGGGATATTCCGGCGTGGCCGTGTTCAGCCGCAGGGAGCCCATGCGTGTGGAACATGAGCTGCCCGACCCGGATTATCACGGGGAAGGGCGAGTGCTGCATCTGGAGTTTCCCGAACTGCACTTTTTCAATATCTACTTTCCCAACGGCGGGGAGGAGCTGGAAAAGGGCGTGTTCAGGCGCGTGCCGTACAAGATGGGCTTTTTCAACGCCTTTCTGGACTATGCGGAGGAACTGCGTGAGGACAAGCCCATCGTGGTATGCGGCGACTTCAATATCTCCCACCGGGAAATAGACCTGGCCCGTCCGAAGGAAAACGTGTTCAACACCGGCTTTCTGCCGGAAGAGCGCGCCTGGATGGACCGTTTTGTGGAAGCCGGTTATGTGGACACCTTCCGCCATGTGCATGGCGACGAGGAGGGGGCCTACAGCTGGTGGTCGTACAAGACGCGGGCGCGCGAGCGCAATATAGGGTGGCGGCTGGACTACTTTTTTGTTTCGTCCGAATTGCGGAATCATATCCGCGATGCATGGATAGAAAACGATGTGTACGGTTCCGATCACTGCCCCGTGGGGCTGGCGCTGGAACTGTGA
- the murA gene encoding UDP-N-acetylglucosamine 1-carboxyvinyltransferase → MDSFLIQGGVPLKGVIEVSGSKNAALPIIMASIAVDDEVTYTNVPDLRDIHTTIKLLNMLGRSAALENGVATLEDGRVRLKNGVVVVKNGELGLEAPYELVKTMRASVLCLGPLLARRGEAKVSLPGGCAIGARPVDQHLSALEKMGAVFDLEGGYIHGRCPEGLKGAHIRFDFPTVGGTENVLMAACLARGETVLENVAREPEIVDLARFLIRCGAQIEGQGTNVIRVQGVEKLHGCTYAIMPDRIEAGTFLIAAGVTGGELLLKNCPLEDMDAVVDKLREAGMIIEETPEGVLARVGTEGLRGVDISTRPHPGFPTDMQAQFMVLMCCAQGSGLVEENIFENRFMHVQELVRMGADIHVRGSSAMVRGGRRLTGAPVMSSDLRAGAALVLAALAADGETRVQRIYHVDRGYEHLAEKLSAVGAHIRRVKDPD, encoded by the coding sequence TTGGACAGTTTTCTCATACAGGGCGGAGTGCCGCTCAAAGGCGTCATTGAAGTCAGCGGCTCGAAAAACGCCGCATTGCCCATCATCATGGCTTCCATTGCCGTGGATGACGAGGTGACCTACACCAACGTGCCCGATCTGCGGGATATTCATACCACCATCAAGCTTCTCAACATGCTGGGGCGCAGTGCCGCTCTGGAAAACGGCGTGGCGACGCTGGAAGACGGCAGGGTCAGACTGAAAAACGGCGTCGTGGTGGTGAAAAACGGCGAGCTGGGCCTGGAAGCGCCGTATGAGCTTGTGAAGACCATGCGCGCTTCCGTGCTTTGTCTGGGGCCGCTTCTGGCACGAAGGGGAGAGGCCAAGGTTTCTCTGCCCGGCGGTTGCGCCATAGGCGCACGCCCCGTGGATCAGCACCTTTCCGCGCTGGAGAAGATGGGAGCGGTGTTCGATCTGGAAGGCGGCTACATACACGGCCGCTGCCCCGAAGGGCTGAAGGGCGCGCATATTCGTTTTGATTTTCCCACCGTGGGCGGCACGGAAAACGTGCTCATGGCGGCCTGCCTTGCCCGGGGAGAAACCGTGCTGGAGAACGTGGCGAGGGAGCCGGAAATCGTGGATCTGGCCCGTTTCCTCATCCGTTGCGGCGCGCAGATCGAAGGGCAGGGTACCAACGTCATTCGTGTACAGGGGGTGGAGAAGCTGCACGGCTGCACCTATGCCATCATGCCCGACCGCATCGAAGCCGGAACCTTCCTCATTGCCGCAGGTGTCACGGGCGGGGAGCTTCTGCTGAAGAACTGCCCGCTTGAGGATATGGATGCCGTGGTGGACAAGCTGCGCGAGGCCGGCATGATCATAGAAGAAACGCCGGAAGGCGTTCTGGCCCGTGTGGGAACGGAAGGGTTGCGCGGCGTGGATATCAGCACGCGGCCTCACCCCGGTTTTCCCACCGACATGCAGGCGCAGTTCATGGTGCTCATGTGCTGCGCGCAGGGTTCCGGCCTTGTGGAGGAAAATATTTTCGAAAACCGCTTCATGCATGTGCAGGAACTGGTACGCATGGGGGCCGATATTCATGTGCGCGGCTCCTCGGCCATGGTGCGCGGCGGCCGCAGGCTGACCGGTGCGCCCGTGATGTCTTCGGATCTTCGAGCCGGGGCCGCTCTTGTGCTGGCCGCGCTTGCCGCCGACGGGGAAACCCGGGTACAGCGTATCTATCATGTGGACAGGGGCTATGAGCATCTCGCGGAAAAGCTTTCCGCCGTGGGCGCACATATCCGCCGAGTGAAGGACCCCGACTGA
- a CDS encoding DNA internalization-related competence protein ComEC/Rec2: MRTPPVLPPLLFRQKLLLAVLAGSVFLRDAALGGTFFLLLLFVMKKGERPSRFVLLAAAFLMGLGTTFLAGPAAPPCPSWASFPGRSILAEGRVVSVTGLPGERVRVLLEGLRPLDVFPFMTEKTAEAVNIALAKREDAPYAGRRNYPGPVVEDAASPLRDLVSMTLDKGALACAGRPVQGQTLRALMRLYPVSGSINPGTSDIAAYWADRGIWHGARLNRSGDFPVFLEFVEGEGWAYRAVLLRERWRTMMIRALAGTQEGALHQDAPAEERIPEMTQGQAMLTALLFGDRSYLDPETVDLFTRAGLVHSLALSGQHLALAAMAGAAFMFLLSRAWPELFLVRPRRILVVSAGIPFALAYLFLGGAPFSLIRAAFMMLAAAFFLCLRRSVAPMDVLFAAAFLLFLCHPLVAFDLSAQLSVLAVAGILLVMPLVSALLRRFPAKPRGRGKAPFSLMRRAVHASIRWSGSMLLVSVAAQLAVLPVVVSVFGVISLNLWANLLWLPLLTFITLPCAALGLTLLVVFGPQPVSSLLFSAAALPADAMLHLLAFLEHAGQLSFIQCLRPSSVSGLGYGAVLVGLALAAQAALCGRKVESVGKKLLAAGLLLLPAGQIPVWADDMLARYEERVTLTVLDVGQGQAVLLSYPGGRVLVDGGGGGSPFFDVGRSIVAPVLTAGRMPRLDAVFVSHTDADHARGLRWILEHFQVGCLYWSFFSAAADDEEGAALREIIRRRGIPERVLFRGDALTLYGDVRLEVVWPDEEALYTLHRTKDPDNNEASLALRLARGGEGLAMLCGDMPSDALSRLVETGQNLQAQVLVLPHHGAASSLQTDFYDAVSPDMALASAAAFHRFAFPGCKVREEMALRNIPLYSTSELGAFSLTWRERKLF, translated from the coding sequence ATGAGAACACCGCCAGTTCTGCCGCCGCTGCTTTTCCGCCAGAAGCTTCTTCTCGCCGTTCTGGCCGGATCGGTTTTTCTGCGTGATGCGGCCCTGGGCGGCACGTTCTTCCTGCTGCTTCTTTTCGTGATGAAGAAAGGAGAAAGGCCGTCGCGTTTCGTGCTGCTCGCGGCGGCTTTTCTTATGGGGCTCGGCACGACCTTTCTGGCCGGTCCCGCGGCACCCCCCTGCCCGTCCTGGGCTTCCTTTCCCGGGAGAAGCATTCTGGCGGAAGGTCGTGTCGTTTCCGTCACGGGACTTCCCGGAGAAAGAGTACGCGTGCTTCTGGAAGGGCTTCGCCCTTTAGATGTTTTTCCTTTCATGACGGAGAAAACGGCCGAAGCTGTGAATATTGCTCTGGCGAAGAGGGAAGATGCGCCTTATGCCGGGCGCAGGAATTACCCCGGCCCGGTGGTGGAAGATGCCGCTTCTCCCCTGCGTGATCTTGTAAGCATGACGCTGGACAAGGGCGCGCTTGCCTGTGCGGGCCGTCCGGTTCAGGGCCAGACGCTGCGTGCGCTCATGCGCCTGTACCCTGTAAGCGGCAGCATCAATCCCGGCACAAGCGATATTGCCGCATACTGGGCGGACAGGGGAATATGGCACGGAGCCCGCCTGAACAGGAGCGGGGATTTTCCTGTTTTTCTGGAATTTGTGGAAGGAGAGGGATGGGCATACCGGGCCGTCCTTTTGCGGGAACGCTGGCGGACGATGATGATACGCGCGCTTGCCGGTACGCAGGAGGGGGCTTTACATCAGGACGCTCCTGCGGAAGAGCGGATACCGGAAATGACGCAGGGGCAGGCCATGCTGACGGCGCTGCTTTTCGGGGATCGTTCTTATCTTGACCCGGAAACCGTGGATTTGTTCACCCGTGCCGGACTGGTACATTCCCTGGCGCTGTCCGGTCAGCATCTTGCTCTGGCGGCCATGGCGGGCGCGGCCTTCATGTTTCTGCTTTCCCGGGCGTGGCCGGAGCTTTTTCTGGTCAGGCCGAGGCGTATTCTGGTGGTTTCTGCCGGGATTCCCTTTGCCCTGGCGTATCTTTTTCTCGGCGGAGCGCCGTTTTCTCTCATCCGTGCCGCGTTCATGATGCTGGCTGCCGCCTTCTTTTTATGTCTGCGACGCTCCGTCGCTCCCATGGATGTGCTTTTCGCCGCCGCGTTTCTGCTTTTTCTCTGCCATCCGCTGGTGGCGTTTGATCTCTCCGCACAGCTTTCCGTACTGGCCGTGGCGGGCATACTGCTTGTCATGCCGCTTGTTTCCGCCCTGCTCAGGCGCTTTCCTGCAAAGCCTCGGGGCAGAGGAAAAGCTCCTTTTTCTCTGATGCGCCGTGCGGTGCACGCTTCCATCCGCTGGTCGGGGAGCATGCTGCTGGTTTCCGTTGCGGCGCAGCTTGCCGTATTGCCCGTCGTCGTTTCCGTTTTCGGGGTGATCAGCCTCAACCTTTGGGCGAATCTTCTCTGGCTGCCGCTGCTGACCTTCATCACGTTGCCGTGTGCGGCGCTGGGATTGACGCTGCTTGTCGTTTTCGGCCCGCAGCCCGTTTCCTCTCTGCTTTTCTCCGCAGCAGCCCTTCCGGCGGATGCGATGCTCCATCTTCTGGCATTTCTGGAACATGCCGGGCAGCTTTCCTTTATCCAGTGCCTGAGGCCGTCATCTGTAAGCGGGCTCGGTTATGGAGCCGTGCTGGTGGGGCTGGCCCTGGCGGCGCAGGCCGCGCTTTGCGGCAGGAAAGTGGAAAGCGTGGGAAAGAAGCTCCTCGCAGCAGGACTTCTGCTTCTGCCCGCCGGGCAGATTCCCGTATGGGCGGATGATATGCTCGCCCGGTATGAAGAGCGGGTCACCCTTACGGTTCTTGATGTGGGGCAGGGGCAGGCCGTGCTGCTGTCTTATCCGGGCGGCCGGGTGCTGGTGGATGGAGGTGGGGGCGGCTCTCCGTTTTTCGATGTGGGGCGCAGCATTGTTGCTCCCGTGCTTACGGCAGGAAGAATGCCGAGACTCGATGCCGTGTTCGTCAGCCATACGGACGCGGATCATGCCCGGGGGCTGCGCTGGATACTGGAGCATTTTCAGGTGGGCTGCCTTTACTGGTCGTTTTTTTCCGCCGCAGCCGACGATGAGGAAGGGGCGGCGCTGCGGGAAATCATACGCAGAAGAGGTATTCCCGAACGGGTGCTTTTCCGGGGAGATGCGCTGACGCTTTACGGCGATGTCCGCCTTGAAGTGGTCTGGCCGGATGAGGAGGCCCTGTATACGCTGCACCGGACGAAGGATCCGGACAACAACGAGGCATCTCTTGCGCTGCGCCTTGCAAGAGGCGGGGAGGGGCTGGCCATGCTTTGCGGCGACATGCCCTCCGACGCCCTGAGCCGCCTGGTGGAAACGGGGCAGAATCTTCAGGCTCAGGTGCTGGTGCTTCCCCATCACGGCGCGGCTTCCAGCCTGCAGACGGATTTTTACGATGCCGTAAGTCCGGATATGGCGCTGGCTTCGGCAGCGGCCTTTCACCGTTTCGCCTTTCCCGGATGCAAGGTACGGGAAGAGATGGCGCTGCGGAATATCCCCCTGTACAGTACGTCGGAACTCGGCGCATTCAGCCTGACGTGGCGTGAGAGAAAACTGTTTTAG
- a CDS encoding HyaD/HybD family hydrogenase maturation endopeptidase → MERILILGVGNILFTDEGIGVRALEWLRERFDFPGHVTLLDGGTLGIGLMDALLQCDRVYVLDAVLGGDRPGTVYRLTDNDLRKSMSFRDSLHQTDLVDTLIYCDMLGHRPEGVVYGMEPYDYHAMAVGLSPVCEQAVSTLAERLLEELRGLGVEIRKKQ, encoded by the coding sequence ATGGAACGCATTCTCATTCTCGGCGTAGGCAATATTTTATTCACCGATGAAGGCATTGGCGTGCGTGCTCTGGAATGGCTGCGCGAGCGCTTCGACTTTCCCGGGCATGTCACGCTTCTCGACGGCGGCACGCTGGGCATAGGACTCATGGATGCGCTTCTGCAGTGCGACCGCGTCTATGTGCTCGACGCTGTGCTCGGAGGCGACAGGCCCGGCACCGTGTACCGCCTCACGGACAACGACCTGCGCAAAAGCATGAGCTTCCGCGATTCCCTGCATCAGACCGACCTCGTGGATACGCTCATTTACTGCGACATGCTGGGCCACAGACCGGAAGGCGTCGTCTACGGCATGGAACCTTATGACTACCATGCCATGGCCGTGGGGCTTTCCCCCGTATGCGAGCAGGCAGTCTCCACGCTGGCGGAACGCCTGCTGGAAGAGCTGCGCGGTCTCGGTGTGGAGATCCGTAAAAAGCAGTAA
- a CDS encoding nickel-dependent hydrogenase large subunit, with amino-acid sequence MSEAKTTPQSSYTGPIVVDPLTRIEGHLRIEVEVENGRVKDARSCSTLFRGLETILKGRDPRDAQFFTARTCGVCTYTHALASTRALEDAMQIEIPRNASLIRNLVLGMQNLHDHVVHFYHLHALDFVDVASALQADPAKAAKLNASISPRPTSEEELRAVQAKVKALVESGQLGPFTNAYFLGGHPSYYLEPEANLVATAHYLEALRVQVEIARATAVFGAKNPHPQFLIAGGVTCYNALRPDTIALFKSLYQKARTFVEQVYIPDLLLVAGAYKDWASIGGGVSDYMDFGEFPGKERDLTTRMLKPGVIYNRDLSNVLPLDPSKISEHVRHSWYEGEEARTPYKGVTDPKFTKLGDTDRYSWMKAPRYDGHAVETGPLAQMLISYAQGDKLVTSTVDTVLKALNVGPEALFSTLGRTAARGVEAVVVANGIGNWLQELEDNIAKGDEKICINTQIPQNAEGVGFVHAPRGGLSHWLVIEKGKIANFQLVVPSTWNLGPRCAEGKLSAVEAALVGTPVADPKRPVEILRTVHSFDPCIACGVHVIDGRTNQGYDFRVL; translated from the coding sequence ATGAGCGAAGCAAAAACCACTCCTCAGAGTTCCTATACCGGTCCCATCGTGGTGGACCCGCTGACCCGTATCGAGGGCCATCTCCGCATTGAAGTGGAAGTGGAAAACGGACGCGTCAAAGACGCGAGAAGCTGCTCCACCCTGTTCCGCGGGCTGGAAACCATCCTCAAGGGCCGCGATCCGCGCGACGCCCAGTTCTTCACCGCCCGTACCTGCGGCGTATGCACCTACACCCACGCCCTGGCGTCCACCCGCGCGCTGGAAGACGCCATGCAGATCGAAATTCCCCGCAACGCCTCGCTGATCCGCAACCTGGTGCTGGGCATGCAGAATCTGCACGACCATGTGGTGCACTTCTATCACCTGCACGCGCTGGACTTCGTGGACGTGGCTTCCGCCCTTCAGGCCGATCCGGCCAAGGCCGCCAAGCTGAACGCCTCCATTTCCCCGCGTCCCACCAGTGAGGAAGAACTGCGCGCCGTGCAGGCCAAGGTGAAGGCTCTGGTGGAAAGCGGCCAGCTCGGCCCCTTCACCAACGCCTACTTCCTGGGCGGACACCCCTCCTACTATCTGGAACCCGAAGCCAACCTCGTGGCCACGGCCCATTACCTGGAAGCGCTGCGCGTTCAGGTGGAAATCGCCCGTGCCACGGCCGTATTCGGAGCGAAAAACCCGCATCCGCAGTTCCTCATCGCCGGCGGCGTCACCTGCTACAATGCCCTGAGGCCCGACACCATCGCGCTGTTCAAGAGCCTGTACCAGAAGGCCCGCACCTTTGTGGAACAGGTCTACATTCCCGATCTTCTGCTGGTGGCCGGAGCCTACAAGGACTGGGCTTCCATCGGCGGAGGCGTTTCCGACTACATGGACTTCGGCGAATTCCCGGGCAAGGAACGCGACCTCACCACGCGCATGCTCAAGCCCGGTGTCATCTACAACCGCGATCTCTCCAACGTGCTGCCCCTCGATCCCTCGAAGATTTCCGAGCACGTCCGCCACAGCTGGTATGAAGGCGAAGAGGCCCGCACCCCCTACAAGGGCGTGACCGACCCCAAGTTCACCAAGCTCGGCGATACGGACCGCTATTCCTGGATGAAGGCTCCGCGCTACGACGGCCATGCCGTGGAAACCGGCCCTCTGGCCCAGATGCTCATTTCCTACGCCCAGGGCGACAAGCTCGTCACCTCCACCGTGGATACCGTGCTCAAGGCCCTGAACGTCGGCCCTGAAGCGCTCTTCTCCACCCTGGGCCGCACCGCCGCACGCGGTGTGGAAGCCGTGGTGGTGGCCAACGGCATCGGCAACTGGCTCCAAGAACTCGAAGACAACATCGCCAAGGGCGACGAAAAGATCTGCATCAACACGCAGATTCCTCAGAATGCCGAAGGCGTGGGCTTCGTCCATGCGCCGCGCGGCGGTCTGTCGCACTGGCTGGTCATCGAAAAGGGCAAGATCGCCAACTTCCAGCTTGTGGTGCCCTCTACCTGGAACCTCGGCCCACGCTGCGCCGAAGGCAAGCTCTCCGCCGTGGAAGCCGCTCTCGTGGGCACTCCTGTGGCCGATCCCAAGCGCCCGGTGGAAATCCTGCGTACCGTGCACTCCTTCGACCCGTGCATCGCCTGCGGCGTGCACGTCATCGACGGCCGCACCAATCAGGGCTACGACTTCAGGGTTCTGTAA
- a CDS encoding hydrogenase small subunit: MQISIGLGKEGAEERLEKRGVSRRDFLKFCSTVAVAMGMGPAFAPRLAKALTSAARPAVIYLHDAECTGCTEALLRSSKPYIDELILDTISLDYQETIMAAAGEAAEDALHQAMKNPNGYVCIVEGAIPTAMDGLYGTIGGKTMYAINKEVLPGAKAVISYGTCACFGGIPSAAPNPSGCKGVNDCFADLGIKAINVPGCPPNPLNLVGTIAAVLAGMKLELDALNRPKIFFGHTVHELCERLPHFEAGEFAPSFDSEEASKGWCLYKLGCKGPVTYNNCPKALFNDVNWPVAAGHPCIGCSEPNFWDKMTPFFEN, from the coding sequence ATGCAAATCTCCATCGGTCTGGGGAAAGAAGGCGCGGAAGAACGCCTTGAAAAACGGGGCGTATCGCGCCGCGACTTTCTGAAATTCTGTTCCACTGTGGCTGTCGCCATGGGCATGGGGCCCGCGTTTGCGCCCCGCCTGGCCAAGGCTCTCACGTCCGCCGCACGCCCCGCCGTCATCTACCTGCACGACGCGGAATGCACGGGCTGCACGGAAGCGCTCCTGCGCTCCAGCAAGCCCTATATCGACGAGCTCATTCTCGACACCATTTCCCTCGACTACCAGGAAACCATCATGGCCGCCGCCGGTGAAGCTGCGGAAGATGCCCTGCATCAGGCCATGAAGAATCCCAACGGTTATGTCTGCATCGTGGAAGGCGCCATCCCCACCGCCATGGACGGGCTCTACGGCACCATCGGCGGCAAGACCATGTACGCCATCAACAAGGAAGTGCTGCCCGGGGCCAAGGCCGTCATCTCCTACGGCACCTGCGCCTGCTTCGGCGGCATTCCCTCGGCCGCGCCCAACCCTTCCGGCTGCAAGGGCGTGAACGACTGCTTCGCCGATCTCGGCATCAAGGCCATCAATGTTCCCGGCTGCCCGCCCAACCCCCTCAACCTCGTGGGTACCATTGCCGCCGTGCTTGCCGGCATGAAGCTGGAACTTGACGCTCTGAACCGCCCGAAGATCTTCTTCGGCCACACCGTGCACGAACTGTGCGAACGCCTGCCTCACTTCGAAGCCGGGGAATTCGCCCCCTCCTTCGATTCCGAGGAAGCCAGCAAGGGCTGGTGCCTCTACAAGCTCGGCTGCAAGGGCCCGGTGACGTACAACAACTGCCCCAAGGCCCTGTTCAACGACGTGAACTGGCCCGTGGCCGCCGGACACCCCTGCATCGGCTGTTCCGAACCGAACTTCTGGGACAAGATGACCCCCTTCTTTGAAAACTAG
- a CDS encoding glycosyltransferase family 9 protein — MARYSSRISNRHMVAVRFSSMGDVVLTTGVLLDWYKKHGTKFTVITKEAFEPLFDHHPAVHNVIGFDEDDLHGQAQAMTFRGIMEKYRDSPLLDLHRNLRSAMLARIWRDAIICYNKMSLARRIFLWSKGKFFGEELRRYNVPQRYAIGLYDKKDVPPAEELRPCIFLSEEEQARAEDRLAPLRRDGAPLVALHPFATHAAKSWPMGTWLAFARLLEEANIAFFWVGIGDGLPEEEQKRSFIGKTNLRELCALTGAADALVTGDSGPMHIATAVGTPVLAMFGPTCREWGFFPSGEKDRVVQLDMPCRPCSLHGAGSCPKANACITGIAPQRMLDELKNMLAGKAAAQD, encoded by the coding sequence ATGGCACGCTACTCTTCCCGGATCAGCAACAGGCACATGGTGGCGGTACGGTTCAGCTCCATGGGCGACGTGGTGCTCACCACGGGTGTTCTTCTCGACTGGTACAAAAAGCACGGCACGAAGTTCACGGTCATTACCAAAGAAGCGTTCGAGCCCCTTTTCGACCATCACCCGGCGGTGCACAACGTCATCGGCTTCGATGAAGACGATCTGCACGGTCAGGCGCAGGCCATGACCTTCCGGGGCATCATGGAAAAATACCGCGACAGCCCCCTGCTCGATCTGCACCGCAATCTTCGTTCCGCCATGCTGGCGCGCATCTGGCGCGACGCCATCATCTGCTACAACAAGATGTCGCTGGCAAGGCGCATCTTCTTATGGAGCAAGGGAAAATTTTTCGGAGAAGAGCTGCGCCGCTACAATGTTCCCCAGCGTTACGCCATCGGCCTGTACGACAAGAAGGACGTTCCCCCGGCCGAAGAGCTGAGGCCGTGCATCTTTCTCTCGGAAGAGGAACAGGCCCGGGCCGAAGATCGGCTTGCGCCTCTTCGGCGGGACGGCGCTCCGCTGGTGGCGCTGCACCCCTTTGCCACCCATGCCGCCAAAAGCTGGCCCATGGGGACATGGCTGGCGTTCGCCCGACTGCTGGAGGAAGCGAATATCGCCTTTTTCTGGGTGGGCATCGGCGACGGACTGCCCGAGGAGGAGCAAAAGCGCAGCTTCATCGGAAAGACGAACCTGCGGGAACTGTGCGCGCTTACGGGAGCCGCCGACGCCCTCGTCACCGGTGATTCCGGTCCCATGCACATCGCCACGGCCGTGGGAACGCCCGTACTTGCCATGTTCGGCCCCACCTGCCGGGAATGGGGCTTCTTCCCCTCGGGAGAAAAGGATCGCGTGGTGCAGCTCGACATGCCCTGCCGCCCCTGTTCCCTACACGGCGCAGGATCCTGCCCGAAGGCGAACGCCTGCATCACGGGCATTGCGCCGCAGCGTATGCTGGATGAGCTGAAAAACATGCTCGCAGGCAAGGCCGCCGCGCAAGACTGA